One stretch of Niallia sp. XMNu-256 DNA includes these proteins:
- a CDS encoding hemolysin family protein, translated as MGTALVTLIVLIFLNAFFAASEMALVGLNDNKVKRMAEDGDKKANLLYNLISEPSRFLSTIQIGITLAGFLASAFAADFFAGPLAQFLYDLGIPLSLEVLSTASVIVITVLLSYFTLVFGELVPKQLALQKAEAIANQVAMPLTLLFKICLPVVKFLTFSTNSVVRVFGVDPNAKSEEATEEEIRMMIDVGSEQGTIQAAEKLMIHNIFEFNDKSVSDIVTHRTDMVALPIDATLEETVEVVNLEKYTRFPVYEGDIDNIIGIFHVKYLFQFMSKDNEQKFDLSELIRKPYFVLETQSIDTLFTDMKKHNVHIAIVLDEYGGTEGLITIEDIIEEIVGEISSEIDGPDEEEVKQLAENKYSIEGIVSLYKLEPLLKIELPKADYDTLNGFLIGEIGYIPSIHERPVVSYQNLLFEVIEVSENRIEKVIVTIEDNEEIRLEDKEETQDKVQS; from the coding sequence TTGGGGACTGCACTAGTTACGTTAATTGTATTAATTTTTCTTAATGCTTTTTTTGCAGCATCTGAAATGGCATTGGTAGGGTTAAATGATAATAAGGTCAAACGGATGGCGGAGGATGGGGATAAAAAGGCAAATTTGCTGTATAATCTTATTTCTGAGCCGAGTCGGTTTCTTAGTACGATTCAAATTGGAATCACCCTAGCTGGCTTTTTAGCGAGTGCTTTTGCAGCTGATTTTTTTGCAGGCCCGCTTGCACAGTTTCTATATGATTTAGGGATTCCTTTAAGCCTAGAAGTATTAAGTACAGCTTCGGTCATCGTTATTACTGTTCTTCTTTCTTATTTTACGCTTGTGTTTGGTGAGCTTGTACCAAAGCAATTGGCCCTGCAAAAAGCGGAAGCGATTGCAAATCAAGTTGCAATGCCCTTAACATTACTTTTCAAGATCTGTTTGCCGGTTGTAAAGTTTTTAACCTTTTCCACTAATTCGGTTGTACGAGTTTTTGGTGTGGATCCAAATGCGAAAAGCGAAGAGGCAACCGAAGAGGAAATTCGCATGATGATTGATGTAGGAAGCGAACAAGGAACCATTCAAGCAGCTGAAAAGTTAATGATTCATAATATTTTTGAGTTTAATGATAAATCGGTTTCAGATATAGTGACACATCGTACAGATATGGTGGCTCTTCCTATTGATGCAACATTAGAGGAAACCGTTGAAGTAGTTAATTTAGAGAAATATACGAGATTTCCAGTTTATGAAGGCGATATTGATAATATTATAGGAATCTTTCACGTGAAATATTTATTTCAGTTTATGAGCAAGGATAATGAACAGAAATTTGATTTAAGCGAATTAATCAGGAAACCTTATTTTGTGCTCGAAACCCAGTCAATTGACACTTTATTTACAGATATGAAAAAGCATAACGTTCATATCGCAATTGTGTTAGATGAATACGGGGGAACAGAAGGATTAATTACCATTGAAGATATCATTGAGGAAATCGTTGGGGAAATATCAAGTGAGATTGATGGACCGGATGAAGAAGAAGTCAAACAACTTGCTGAAAATAAGTATTCAATAGAAGGGATCGTTAGTTTATATAAACTAGAGCCTTTATTAAAGATTGAATTACCAAAAGCTGATTATGACACCCTAAATGGTTTCCTTATTGGCGAAATTGGCTATATCCCGTCCATTCATGAACGGCCAGTTGTATCGTATCAAAACCTTCTTTTTGAGGTAATAGAGGTTTCCGAAAACCGAATAGAAAAAGTGATTGTAACGATAGAAGACAATGAAGAGATCCGTTTAGAAGATAAAGAGGAAACTCAAGATAAGGTTCAATCATAG
- a CDS encoding diacylglycerol kinase — MKRARIIYNPTSGREAFKRQLPDVLEILEKAGYETSAHATTGAGDATKEARLAVERRYDLVVAAGGDGTINEVVNGLAEKEYRPKIGIIPVGTTNDFARALQIPRDIIGATEVIAKGETIPIDIGRMNEKYFINIAGGGQLTELTYDVPSKLKTMLGQLAYYLKGIEMLPSLKATGVSIEYDGKLYEGEVMLFLVGLTNSVGGFEKLAPNSSINDGMFSLLILKQTNLADFIRIATLALRGEHIHDPKVIYTKANRIKVKSDEKVQLNLDGEFGGVLPAEFVNLYRHLECFVPIDKLRPEDRPENVW; from the coding sequence ATGAAGAGAGCAAGAATTATATATAATCCAACTTCTGGTAGAGAGGCTTTTAAACGGCAATTACCAGATGTTCTTGAAATTCTTGAAAAAGCAGGATATGAAACATCTGCCCATGCGACGACAGGTGCGGGGGACGCAACCAAGGAGGCAAGACTTGCGGTTGAGCGTCGTTACGATCTGGTGGTAGCTGCCGGTGGAGATGGAACCATTAATGAAGTTGTTAATGGATTGGCTGAAAAGGAATATCGACCAAAGATTGGAATTATTCCAGTAGGAACAACGAATGACTTTGCTCGGGCTCTGCAAATTCCTCGAGACATCATCGGAGCAACTGAGGTCATTGCAAAAGGTGAGACCATTCCGATTGATATTGGCCGCATGAATGAAAAATATTTCATCAATATTGCTGGCGGCGGGCAGTTGACTGAACTTACTTATGATGTACCAAGTAAATTAAAAACAATGCTAGGGCAGTTGGCGTACTATTTGAAAGGGATTGAGATGCTTCCTTCACTTAAAGCGACTGGAGTCAGCATTGAATATGATGGCAAGCTCTATGAAGGGGAAGTCATGCTTTTTCTTGTGGGATTGACCAATTCTGTTGGTGGCTTTGAAAAACTCGCGCCAAATTCATCGATCAATGATGGCATGTTTTCACTACTTATTTTAAAGCAAACCAATTTAGCTGACTTTATTAGAATTGCGACTCTAGCTTTGCGCGGTGAGCATATTCATGATCCAAAAGTGATCTATACGAAGGCGAATCGAATTAAGGTAAAATCGGATGAAAAGGTACAATTAAACTTAGACGGCGAGTTCGGAGGAGTATTACCTGCAGAATTTGTTAATTTATATCGTCATTTAGAGTGTTTCGTACCGATTGATAAACTTCGTCCTGAAGATCGTCCTGAAAATGTATGGTAA
- a CDS encoding SET domain-containing protein produces MIEVKTSALSDGELNRGVFATEDIKKGTIFHQAPALPYPNEEHVHIEKTLLADYAFEYGKNHSALLLGYGMLFNHSYTPNAHYDINFANHTFDFFAHKDIKAGEEILINYNGDVDDQEPLWFNQE; encoded by the coding sequence ATGATTGAAGTAAAAACTTCCGCACTTAGTGACGGGGAATTAAATCGAGGGGTGTTTGCTACAGAGGATATTAAAAAAGGAACTATTTTCCATCAGGCACCTGCTCTCCCATATCCAAATGAAGAACATGTTCATATTGAAAAAACACTTCTTGCTGATTATGCATTTGAATATGGGAAAAACCATTCTGCCCTATTACTCGGTTATGGGATGTTGTTTAACCACTCCTATACTCCAAATGCCCACTATGATATTAATTTTGCCAATCATACCTTTGACTTTTTTGCTCATAAGGATATAAAAGCTGGTGAAGAAATCCTCATTAACTATAATGGAGATGTCGATGATCAGGAACCGTTATGGTTTAATCAAGAATAA